The genomic window CACTCAAAATACCGCTTGTTAAAAAATATGCATTGATGAAGTTCAATGCATTTTTTACAAGTGACCATTCCGGCCATGTAGTTTCCCTTGAAGATGCAGTTTCCATATGTGGTATTCCTGGGAGGGTCAGCCTTGTTGACTGTCCCTGCAGTAAGTATCTTTTTGGTAAGGATGTGAAAAAGTGCATACTTTTTGGATTCACTGCAGAAATTGTGGATAATATTCCTGAACTTTCACCGGTACAGGATATAGGAGCTGAAGATGCTGCGGAGTTCCTTAAGGGTCTCGATGAACAGGGCACGATTCATACAATATGGACGTTTAAAACACCGTATATAGGCGTTATCTGCAACTGTAATAATAGAGACTGTGTTTTAATGCATTTAAATCGGCGCTACAAAGATTTAAATGTCATAAGAGAAGGTCATGAAGTTGCCATGGTAAATAAGGAAATTTGTAATGGGTGTGGGAATTGTCAAAGGGCATGTCAGTTTAAAGCAGTTACAATAACTGAAAAAAAAGCAAAAATTAACAATAGCTGCTATGGATGCGGCGTATGCAGGAATTTTTGCCCTGTAGAGGCAATTCGGATGGTGCCAAGAATTGGATTAGAATTAATCAGATGATTTATGGTGAATAATATGCACGAATTTTTTTATAAATCTACTAATCTCCGACATTTGGTTATTCACTATGATGTTTCTGGTTTCTCTTTTGGAGTAAGCAGTTCCTCATACTTAAATACCTTTTGAGGACAGCCTAATTCACACCTTAAGCATGCCATACCTGAGCAGAGGTCTGTTCTTATTGTAACTACTCCATTTTCGATGGTCAGCGCATCTTCAGGGCAATTTTGGGCACATGTCATGCAGCTGGTGCACCCTTCAAATTCTGCCTTTAATAAACCGCCTATTTTAGTTATTTTCAGGCCTTTTTCACCCAGTTCAGGTATATCCCTTTCAAAAATTCTATGTATCTCTGGATTGGAAACCTTTGGTGGAATCTTTTGAAAACCGTATTTGGTCAACCAATCATTGTACATCCAGAAAGGCATGCCTTGTTCGCACATAGCCAGCTCTAGAGAATATATTTTTTCGAAAGTTGGGGATGTGGCAAGTGTTATATGATTACTGCGCATTCCATCTGCTATTTTCTGCAGCTTTTCAAGGAGTCCAGGATCTAGAACTATATCTTTTGCCATTGCGAGAGAAGTATTTCCCATCTGATAGATTTCACGGGAGGAAGGGGGAATTTGTCCAACGTTCAGGGATTTATGGGGGTCTACGTAAAATCCTGAAGCTCCCGCCATGTAGGTTTCATCAATTTCATCAAGGAATACTCCTGATTCTTCTGCTAAGGTTAAATGGGCAGCTCTAAATGCCCCTAAAGCTTTACCAATGTTTTCAATGTCCTTTTCTGTAAGGTATATGTCCTCATGCAGGTTGATTTTACCATCACTGCTCTTTATTTTAGGTAGTTTTATAATACCTGTGCTCAGTCCAAGACTGTAAGCAGCGATTACTCCGGTTCCAGTTATGCCTATTGGTTTTATGTCACTTTCCTCACTTAAAATAACATTTCCACCTGAAGGATCAACTGTATTCCCGTCCTGGGCTATAAGATCATCATCTAGAATACGGGTTTTCCACCCATAATCAGTGAGTTCCAGATCGCATATAGTTCCTGGAGAAGCTAACCTGCCTTTTTCTATCATCTGCCCCTCTACTGCAGGGCCTGCAGCGGCAGAGCATGAATAAACTTCACCATCTATGACTAAGGCTATTTCCGCATTTGTTCCAAAGTCAGATACCAGATAA from Methanobacterium veterum includes these protein-coding regions:
- a CDS encoding 4Fe-4S binding protein: MCEFCVQHGAGKKWYLAAQNHADKLEQSQERRLFIKSVFKDYRKMYGRQVRIADVALKIPLVKKYALMKFNAFFTSDHSGHVVSLEDAVSICGIPGRVSLVDCPCSKYLFGKDVKKCILFGFTAEIVDNIPELSPVQDIGAEDAAEFLKGLDEQGTIHTIWTFKTPYIGVICNCNNRDCVLMHLNRRYKDLNVIREGHEVAMVNKEICNGCGNCQRACQFKAVTITEKKAKINNSCYGCGVCRNFCPVEAIRMVPRIGLELIR
- a CDS encoding methylamine methyltransferase corrinoid protein reductive activase — protein: MKTRYGIALDIGTSGIRAQALNIEDGKVVSTAITLRHPLPGANVVDHLHFAIKVGRDTAHEILIDAVNKVLNSLNIDLENVERLAVCGNPIQLSLFHNIEIRDLAYWGPHALERLHVTPPSRDAITVNAAEIGLEINQEAEVYIPPAIKHEIGADALAMLFKSQVLEKKGIYLVSDFGTNAEIALVIDGEVYSCSAAAGPAVEGQMIEKGRLASPGTICDLELTDYGWKTRILDDDLIAQDGNTVDPSGGNVILSEESDIKPIGITGTGVIAAYSLGLSTGIIKLPKIKSSDGKINLHEDIYLTEKDIENIGKALGAFRAAHLTLAEESGVFLDEIDETYMAGASGFYVDPHKSLNVGQIPPSSREIYQMGNTSLAMAKDIVLDPGLLEKLQKIADGMRSNHITLATSPTFEKIYSLELAMCEQGMPFWMYNDWLTKYGFQKIPPKVSNPEIHRIFERDIPELGEKGLKITKIGGLLKAEFEGCTSCMTCAQNCPEDALTIENGVVTIRTDLCSGMACLRCELGCPQKVFKYEELLTPKEKPETS